From the genome of Vicia villosa cultivar HV-30 ecotype Madison, WI linkage group LG2, Vvil1.0, whole genome shotgun sequence, one region includes:
- the LOC131647843 gene encoding uncharacterized protein LOC131647843, with product MAKRFHLLVQYKELVKNFQSTTIPKAAIVSHFSIAKQSHYLHTQGGDSLVGAENQGSEKASETIGNVEETIGKESVETAWDATKKTVPLVTDTTTAEADMNVMDTVEYRSREGLVGQLGDGCDNVRF from the exons ATGGCAAAGAGATTTCACCTTCTTGTGCAATATAAAGAATTGGTCAAAAATTTCCAATCAACAACTATTCCTAAAGCTGCTATAGTTAGCCACTTCTCAATTGCAAAACAATCTCATTATTTGCATACTCAA GGTGGTGATTCATTAGTAGGAGCAGAAAATCAAGGGTCCGAGAAAGCAAGTGAGACTATAGGAAATGTTGAAGAAACCATAGGTAAGGAAAGTGTGGAGACTGCATGGGATGCAACAAAGAAAACTGTACCATTAGTGACAGATACGACCACTGCAGAAGCTGATATGAATGTTATGGACACAGTGGAGTATAGAAGTAGGGAAGGTTTGGTGGGGCAACTTGGAGATGGCTGTGATAATGTTCGGTTCTAA